The genomic interval CGCCCGTCCGGCAGCCTGTAGCTGGAAATGATTCTGCCTCCTGATCCGCCGCACAGCTAACCCGAGGAAACAATATGCCACAGGCCGGGAACGGGTCACCTCGCGCGCGGATGCGCGGTCGCCCACACCTCGTGCAGCGTGTTGACGGTCACCAACGTGTAGATCTGGGTGGTCGTCACCGAGGCGTGGCCCAGCAGCTCCTGCACGACCCGGACATCGGCGCCGCCGTCGAGCAGATGCGTCGCGAACGAATGGCGCAGCGTGTGCGGCGAGACCGTGGCGCCGATTCCCGCGCGCTCCGCCGCGTCCTGCAGCACCTGCCAGGCGCTCTGCCGCGACAGCCGGCCGCCGCGGACATTGCAGAACAGTGCCGGATTTCCCTTGCCGCGCAAGGCCAATGCGGGCCGGCCGCGGACGAGATAGGCGTCCAGGGCCGCGAGCGCCGGACGACCGATCGGTACCATGCGCTGCTTGCCGCCCTTGCCGTGCAGCACGACCGCGCGGTCCGCGGTGTCGATGTCGTCGATGTCGAGCCCGACGACCTCGGAGATGCGGGCGCCGGTCGAGTACAGCAGCTCGAGCAGGGCGCGATCGCGTAGTCCCCGCGGCCCCCCGTCGGCCGGTCCGGTACCGCCCGCTGCCTCCAGCAGCCGCGAAACCTGGTCGTACGGAAGGGCTTTCGGCAATCGGCGGGCCGGGGTCGGCGGTTTGACCGCGTGCGCGACATCGCCCGCGGTGATGCCCTCGGCGGCGGCGAACCGGTGCAGCCCGCGCACCGCGACCAGGCCCCGGGCGGCGGAACTGGCCGCCAGCGGCGGGTAACCGTCGCCCCCGGCGCGCAATGCGACCACGAAGTCGGCGATATCGCTCTCGGTGACCCGGTCCAGCCCGTCGATCCCGCGCCGGGACAGGAATTCCCGGTATCGCTCGAGGTCGCGCCGGTAGGCGCTGGAGGTGTTGCGCGCCGCGCCGCGCTCGACCGTCAGATGGTCGAGGTACGCCTGGATCTGCCGCTGCAACACCCGTCGCTCCCTACTGCCGCGTCCCGCGCGACCGTATCCCACCCGCGCGGCCGAATCCCGCCCGCGGGCACCGCCCGCCGGGGCACGATCCGGTGCGGCGGGACAGTCACGGATCACATCATGGCAGCAGCACCCGGCGTCACACCGGACCGGACACGCGCCCGCGGGCGACGGACGGACAACTCGCCCGTCTGTGCCCCGCTACAACGCCGCCCCGCTACAGGGCCCCGCTACAGGCTCAGGGCGGCTCGCAGCCGGGTGTCGAGCGCGTCCATCTCCTCGGCGGACAGTTCGCCCGCCAGTTCGGCCAGCCACACCCGGTAGACCCGGTGGAACTCGAGCGCGTCGGCCCAGCCGTGGCAGGTGTGGATGGTCAGCACGTGCCCCGGGTCGGCCTCGGCGAACGGGACGACGTGCAGCCAGCGGTACGGCGAGGTGATCACCGCCGGGTCCGACACCACCACCACGGTGGTGCGGCGCGGCGCCGGGGTGCCGTCGGGCAGCACCGGCGCGTACCGCCAGACTTCACCGCGTCTCATACGACCTCACGCGCCCGGGCGGCCACCCGCGGATCCAGGGTGACCGGCACCGGGTTCGCCTCGCGCATACCCACATGCATACCAGAGCGGCGCGAGACCAGGAACCCGGCGGCAACTCGGGATCTGCGAGATTCGGATTGCATGAGTCGCATGCGCTTTCACCGCCCGGCCCGACACCGACCGGTTCCGTTACTCCGCGTCGCGCGCCTCGTGCTCGCGGGCCTTGCGGCGCAGGAACGCCGTCGGCATCCCGGGCCAGGGCGCGTCGGCCGGGCGCAGCGGAACCTCCCGGGCGCGCGCGGTGGACAGCGCCAGCACGCCCGCCACCGCGGTCGCGTTGACGATCTCGCCGGACAGCGCGGCACGCACCGCCGCGTCCAGCGGCAAACGCACGATCTCGAGGTCCGCCTCCTCCAGTTCCGGTTCGGGACGGTCGGTTTCGTGCAGTCCGGTGGCCAGGTAGATGCGCAGCGACTCGTCGGTGAACCCCGGCGACAGGGCCACGTCCACCAGTACCGACCATTCGCGGGCGGCCAGGCCGGTCTCCTCGGCGAGTTCGCGCCGGGCCGCGGCGAGCGGGTCCTCGCCGGGCTGATCGAGCAGGCCCGCGGGCAGCTCGAGCAACCGGCGGCCCACCGGATGGCGGTACTGGTTGATCAGCACCACGTTGCCGTCGTCGTCCAGCGCGGCGACGGCGACGGCGCCGTGGTGCTCGATGACCTCGCGTTCGGCGACCCGCCCGCCCGGCATCGCCACCTGGTCCAGCCGCAGCGCCAGGATCGCGCCCGAGTACACCGTGCGGCTGGCGACCGTCTCGAAGTCGTGGCTGCCGGGAGTGGTGGTCACCGGGCGACCCGCTCCCCCTCGTCGACGGTGATGTCACCCTCGATGTCGACCGGAAGCCGTTCGGCCGCCTTGTATTTCAGCGCCGCGCTGATCAGTCCGGCGAACAACGGGTGCGGGCGGGTGGGGCGGCTCTTCAACTCCGGATGTGCCTGGGTGGCAACGAAATACGGATGCCGGTCGGCGGGCAGTTCGACGAACTCGACCAGATGCCCGTCCGGGGAGGTGCCGCTGAATCGCAGGCCGCTCTGGGCGATCTTGTCGCGGTAGGCGTTGTTCACCTCGAAGCGATGCCGATGCCGCTCGGACACCTCGGTGGCGCCGTACGCCTGCGCCACGACCGAATCCGGTTGCAGCACAGCGGGATACGCGCCCAGCCGCATGGTGCCGCCGAGATCGGCCGCACCGGCCACGGCTGCCTGCTGGTCGGCCATGGTCGAGATCACCGGATGCTCGGTGTCGGGTTCGAACTCGGCGGAGTTGGCGTCCGTGAGGCCGACCGAGCGGGCCGCCTCGATCACCATGCACTGCAGCCCCAGGCACAGCCCCAGCAGCGGGATGCCGCGGGTGCGCGCGTAGTGGATGGCGCCGACCTTGCCCTCGATGCCGCGGATGCCGAACCCGCCGGGGATGAGCACCGCGTCGACGTCGTGCAGGTGCTGCTGGGCGCCGGCGGGGGTCTCGCACTCGTCGGACTGCACCCAGCGGATGTTCACCTTCGCCTTGGCCGCGAAGCCGCCCGAGCGCAGGGCCTCGGTCACCGACAGGTAGGCGTCGGGCAGATCGACGTACTTGCCGACCAGCGCGACGGTGACGTGCTCGCGCGGGTTGTGCACCCGGTCGAGCAGATCGCCCCACACGGTCCAGTCCACATCGCGGAACGGCAGGCCCAGCTTGCGCACGACATAGGCGTCCAGGCCCTCGCGGTGCAGCACGCGCGGGATGTCGTAGATCGACGGCGCGTCCGGGGTGGAGATACAGGCGTCGACGTCGACGTCGCACATCAGGGCGATCTTGTTCTTCAGCCCCGGCGGCACCTCGCGATCACAGCGCAGGATCAGCGCGTCGGGCTGGATACCGATATTGCGCAGCGCGGCGACGGAGTGCTGGGTCGGCTTGGTCTTCAGCTCACCGGACGGCGCCAGGTACGGCACCAGGGTGACGTGCAGGAAGAAGACGTTCTCCCGCCCCACCTCGTGGCGGATCTGCCGGGCCGCCTCCAGGAACGGCTGCGACTCGATATCGCCGACGGTGCCGCCGATCTCGACGATCACCACGTCCGGGACCTGGCCGTACAGGTCCGGGCCGACGGTGGCCAGCACGCGGCTCTTGATCTCGTCGGTGATGTGCGGGATCACCTGGACGGTGTCGCCGAGATACTCGCCGCGGCGTTCCTTGGCGATCACCGACGAATACACCTGACCGGTGGTGACATTGGCGGCCTGCGACAGATCCCGGTCGAGGAAGCGCTCGTAGTGGCCGACGTCGAGATCGGTCTCCGCGCCGTCCTCGGTCACGAACACCTCACCGTGCTGGAAGGGGTTCATGGTGCCGGGATCGACGTTGAGATAGGGATCGAGCTTCTGCATCGTCACGCGCAGACCGCGCGCGGTGAGCAGTTGGCCGAGGCTGGAGGCGGTAAGTCCCTTGCCCAGGGAGGAGGCGACACCACCGCTGACGAAGATGAGTTTGGTGGCAGTCTGATGGGGAGAGAGCGCCGGAATCCGTGATTGACCCACGGGACTTCACGTTAACACGAAAAGCGCCGGCGAATCGACGCCACGCGAGGTAGCCGCGGGATGGCTGGAAGTTCCTTCGTCACTTGCGCCCCATCCGGCGCTGCGGGCACACCGACCCCGCTGGCCCCGGCAACGGCTGCGGTGGTCGAGTCGTCGGCACGATTGTCCGGATGTGTGCCGCGCGGGGCCTCGAGCCTCACTGCGGCGCGGCGGCGACGGTCAGGGAACTCGCCCTGTCTCCCGTGCCGTAGCGGCCGATCACGCCGTGCAGCTGCTCGCCGAGCCCGAGTGCCGTTGTGACGCGGCCGATCTCGGAGTCGACATTGTCGACCGTGGTGACCGCCGCGCCGAGCTGGGAGTCACCACGCACCACGGCGATGGGTCCCGAACCCGCGGCAGCGCCCGGCCGTCCGGCCAGCACCACACCCGCGCCGCGGCCTTTCAGCCCACCGGCGAACCGGCCGACGATCGACCCGCGATTGTTCTCCTCTGCCCGCGCACCGGCACCGGTCACCACCACGGCGAGCTGCGCGGGGTGCACCGTGTCGGCCGTGAGAAAGCCACCGCCCCGCAACGTGTCGAGGATCAGCCCGCGTTCCTGATCCGTCGCGCGGGGTTGCCCGCTGCCGGGATCGGTGAGCAACGCCGTCCCGAGCAGGTCACCGGCCAGACTGCCCTGGTCGACGGCACCGGTCGGCAGTTGCGCGCCCGCCGGGATCATGTTGGTGATCGCCGTGCGCAGCCGGTCGCCCTGCCCCGAGTCCACGAAGGCGTCGGTCAGCGCGACCGTGCCGCCGACCACCGCACCGGCCGTCGTCAACGCCTTGGTGACCGCCTCGACATCGGCGGCGTCGGCGTCGGGCGTGGTGAACACCAGCACCGTGCGGTCGGTCAGCGTCCCACCCAGCAACCGTCCCGCAGACCGCGCGATGAAGGCGTCGGCGGACCGCAATCGGTCGGTGAGTTCGCCGTTCTCGGCGGCCAGCGCACCCGCGCGCCGGTCGCTCCGGTCGGTCTGCGACGGGCCACCGCGCAGCTGTGCGCCCAGAAGCACGCCGACCGCGACCGCGAGCAGGACCGCGGCGATCGGAACGGCGTGCCGTCGTAGCGAAAACACTTGTCCCCCTTAGAGTTTTCGGTCCAGCAGCCCACGCGCCCAGGATTCGGCGTGCTGCCAGGTGTCGCGCGCCCAGTTCAGCGCCTCGCCCCCGGTGTGCTGCGAGACCAGCAGAGCGACGATCAAGGCGATCAGCGCGGCCAGCACCAGCAGCGCCGCCGCCCAGCCCGAGGTGTGATGCCGGTACAGCGTCGCCACGGCCTTCGCGTCCATCAGCTTGGATCCGGTCTTGAGCCTGGTCAGGAAGGTCGCCGGATTGGACTCGCGGCGACTGCGGTCGAAGAAGTCGTCCAGCGAGGCGGCCGCGCCGCAGGTGACGATGAGCGACGCGCCGTGGTGGTCGGCGAGCAGCAGCGCCAGATCCGTCGCCGAGCCCGACGACGGGAAGGTGGTGGCGCCGATGCCCAGGTCCTGGATGCGTTCCAGGCCCTTGGCGTGCCCGTCGGTGTCGGCGGGCAGGATCACCTCGGCGCCGCACTTCAGCGTGGTCGCCGTGATCTCCTCGGGATCGCCGACGATCAGGTCGGGCCGGTAGCCGCAGCGCGTGAGCGTGTCGGCGCCGCGACCCACCCCGACCAGGATCGGCGCGTACTCCTTGATGAAGGGCTTGAGCGATTTCAGGTCGTCTCGATGGTCGGGTCCGTCGGCCACCACCACGACATGCCTCTTGCGCATGGATAATTCGAGGTCGGGCATGCCCAGACCGTCGATCAGCAAGGCGCTTTCGGTGCGAACGAACTCGATCGTGTTGCCCGCGAAAGCTTCCAGATGGTCGGCCAGGCCGTTACGGGCGGCGATCATGCGCTCGGCGATCGCCGATTCGGTCAGTTCGATGCCCTCGACCAGCGCCTCGGGCACCTTCTTGGTGAGCCGGTCGGCGTAGACGACCCCCTCGTCGACCCGGACCTTCACCCCGTCCTTGATCTTGGTGAAGACATCCGAGGACACCGCGTCCAGCAGCAGGATCCCGTTGGCCACCAGCACTTCCGGGCCCAGGTTCGGATAGCGCCCGGAAATCGAGGGCGAGGCGTTCACGACCGCCGCCACACCCGCCTCGACCAGCCGGTCGGCGGTGAGCCGATCCAGATCCATCTCGTCGAGCACCACGACGTCGCCCGGTCCGACCCGCTTGAGCAGACGCCGGGTGTTGCGGTCGACCCGGGCTATCCCGGACACACCGGGCAGCGTTTCGGTGCTCCTCGACAACAGTGCCAGCATCTTCATGACGTCCGATGATGGGCCCA from Nocardia wallacei carries:
- the xerD gene encoding site-specific tyrosine recombinase XerD, whose product is MLQRQIQAYLDHLTVERGAARNTSSAYRRDLERYREFLSRRGIDGLDRVTESDIADFVVALRAGGDGYPPLAASSAARGLVAVRGLHRFAAAEGITAGDVAHAVKPPTPARRLPKALPYDQVSRLLEAAGGTGPADGGPRGLRDRALLELLYSTGARISEVVGLDIDDIDTADRAVVLHGKGGKQRMVPIGRPALAALDAYLVRGRPALALRGKGNPALFCNVRGGRLSRQSAWQVLQDAAERAGIGATVSPHTLRHSFATHLLDGGADVRVVQELLGHASVTTTQIYTLVTVNTLHEVWATAHPRAR
- a CDS encoding NUDIX domain-containing protein, giving the protein MTTTPGSHDFETVASRTVYSGAILALRLDQVAMPGGRVAEREVIEHHGAVAVAALDDDGNVVLINQYRHPVGRRLLELPAGLLDQPGEDPLAAARRELAEETGLAAREWSVLVDVALSPGFTDESLRIYLATGLHETDRPEPELEEADLEIVRLPLDAAVRAALSGEIVNATAVAGVLALSTARAREVPLRPADAPWPGMPTAFLRRKAREHEARDAE
- a CDS encoding CTP synthase, which produces MGQSRIPALSPHQTATKLIFVSGGVASSLGKGLTASSLGQLLTARGLRVTMQKLDPYLNVDPGTMNPFQHGEVFVTEDGAETDLDVGHYERFLDRDLSQAANVTTGQVYSSVIAKERRGEYLGDTVQVIPHITDEIKSRVLATVGPDLYGQVPDVVIVEIGGTVGDIESQPFLEAARQIRHEVGRENVFFLHVTLVPYLAPSGELKTKPTQHSVAALRNIGIQPDALILRCDREVPPGLKNKIALMCDVDVDACISTPDAPSIYDIPRVLHREGLDAYVVRKLGLPFRDVDWTVWGDLLDRVHNPREHVTVALVGKYVDLPDAYLSVTEALRSGGFAAKAKVNIRWVQSDECETPAGAQQHLHDVDAVLIPGGFGIRGIEGKVGAIHYARTRGIPLLGLCLGLQCMVIEAARSVGLTDANSAEFEPDTEHPVISTMADQQAAVAGAADLGGTMRLGAYPAVLQPDSVVAQAYGATEVSERHRHRFEVNNAYRDKIAQSGLRFSGTSPDGHLVEFVELPADRHPYFVATQAHPELKSRPTRPHPLFAGLISAALKYKAAERLPVDIEGDITVDEGERVAR
- a CDS encoding copper transporter; translated protein: MFSLRRHAVPIAAVLLAVAVGVLLGAQLRGGPSQTDRSDRRAGALAAENGELTDRLRSADAFIARSAGRLLGGTLTDRTVLVFTTPDADAADVEAVTKALTTAGAVVGGTVALTDAFVDSGQGDRLRTAITNMIPAGAQLPTGAVDQGSLAGDLLGTALLTDPGSGQPRATDQERGLILDTLRGGGFLTADTVHPAQLAVVVTGAGARAEENNRGSIVGRFAGGLKGRGAGVVLAGRPGAAAGSGPIAVVRGDSQLGAAVTTVDNVDSEIGRVTTALGLGEQLHGVIGRYGTGDRASSLTVAAAPQ
- the steA gene encoding putative cytokinetic ring protein SteA, which produces MKMLALLSRSTETLPGVSGIARVDRNTRRLLKRVGPGDVVVLDEMDLDRLTADRLVEAGVAAVVNASPSISGRYPNLGPEVLVANGILLLDAVSSDVFTKIKDGVKVRVDEGVVYADRLTKKVPEALVEGIELTESAIAERMIAARNGLADHLEAFAGNTIEFVRTESALLIDGLGMPDLELSMRKRHVVVVADGPDHRDDLKSLKPFIKEYAPILVGVGRGADTLTRCGYRPDLIVGDPEEITATTLKCGAEVILPADTDGHAKGLERIQDLGIGATTFPSSGSATDLALLLADHHGASLIVTCGAAASLDDFFDRSRRESNPATFLTRLKTGSKLMDAKAVATLYRHHTSGWAAALLVLAALIALIVALLVSQHTGGEALNWARDTWQHAESWARGLLDRKL